In Aspergillus nidulans FGSC A4 chromosome II, the genomic stretch GGCACGACTCAGCGCTCTTCCTATGCCGCGGCGAATATGATTATTCCCCTACCAGTTACGTGCCAGAACCTGTCGAAGTCGAAATAATCACGGTGAGCGGAGGCCAGGCCAGCACGGTACAGCTGAATCGCAACCTAAATCAACGCTGAAGTCAAGACCTCATCTGCTATTATTCGTACTCTGTACTGTGAGCGATGGACGACGGCCCGccgcctccccctcctccccatggCGAGAAGCCAAATACAACCCACGGCGAGTACCGAAAAGCATCAGATCTCCCGCAAGGAAACTATGATATCTTCATAATACCTCCCCACTCAGCGGGGTCTGGGTTCCTCTATCTCCCATCCTTACAATGCCAGCGAAATagcttcattgctggcgctgCCTGCGCGCTCGTGGCAGTCTACATCTGGGTGACACTAACTCCAATGATAAAGCTCTGGTATGCGACAACAGTGGccagtggaggaggcgccgGTATTGCTATTCTCGCTGTTGGCGTTGTAGGGCTCGCAGGGTGGGCGTTCGGCAATTATCAGGCTGGCAGCGGTGGAATACCTCGGCCAGGGCCTGGATTTGGGGGCAACTGGTCTGGATCTAGTGGACCAGGCGCATCTGGCCGGAATGCTTCAGGTGGTAGTGGAACGAACTACTCAAGGGGAGGGAACTTTGAGggtcaagctggaggagcaCATCAACAGGGTAATTACAGCGGTCACTTCGCTGGTGGGCCCCCACCAGGAAATCAGTATTCGGGAAATCAGTATAGGACTAATAATGAGCCGCCACCGCAGACTACCACTGGTCCTAATGGAAACACCAACACTGCTCCTGGTCCTACCCCAGGCCCGAAgcctggtggtgctggtaCCAAGCCGGCGAGTTCTGGCCCTCAAAGCGAAAGCAAACCACAAACTGCGGAAGACTGGGAGAAGGCTCGAGAGGAAACGAGACGAAAAGAGGATCTGAGGCGAAAGATGGAGGAGTTTAAGCGGAAAcgagaagcggaagctcgCGAAAAGGAGAGGCAgcgggagaaggagagaatggaACAGGAACTGCGTGAGCGCAGAGAACAGCTGGAGAGAGAAATGGCGGCCGCGCGAGAAGCAGCCGCTAGAGAAGCAAAGCTACAagcagagaaggaagcagCGGAGCTTCGTGCGCGGCTAGAGCGCGAGGCAGCTGAAGCGAAACTTAAGGCGGAGAAAATCGCCGCCCAGGCTCGACAAAGGGAAATAGAGGCTCGAATGCGCGCTGCACGAGAGGCAGCGGAGGCAAAGgccaagagagaaaaagaggaggcggaagcaAAGGctaagaaggagaaagaggaggcggaagcaAAAGCCAAGGCCGAGAGAGAGGCcgcagagaaggaagcggCTGCAAAGGCAGCTgcaaagaaagaagctgACGCCAAATTTGCGGCTCTTAAAGAAGCGGCGGCGAAGAAATatgctgagaagaaggcAAGGGATGCACAGGAAGCAGCCGCAAAAGAGGCTGCGGCGACAGCCTCAAAGGTATCCAGCGCATCGGCACCACCACCTCGAACTCCATTACCGAAGAAACCGACAGTTCCTCCGTCAAAGGCTAGTGCGCCTGCgatggatgaagaagatgcatACTCATTTCGACCCTACGATAGACCTAGACGCCCATACGGAGGATCCGTGTACTCTGAGTCGTCCTACGCACCATCGCAGTCAACAGCACGCACCACCCCACCTCCATCCAACCGGAGCGCCTATGAGACCAAGGACCCTGACAAGATCGTCATTAGGGGTGTGTACGCCTTCAATCAAGCGTTCCTTCGCACTCCAGTGGCCCAGCTAGTGTCAGGTCAGAACATGGTGACAGATGGGCTAGTGCTGCGCATTACGACGGAAGGCCTCTTTATCGACGATGACGTCCGTGGTGTCCCCCAGCGAGAATGGGACGTCAAGGCATGGACAATGAAACTTGTCGAGGTATGGTGTCCGCAAGTTGGACCTCCAAAACCGAATGCTCCTAAAGCAAACCAGGCGTTCTTTCGCCGCAGCACCAACGAGGCACCATCTTCGGAGGAATCAGACGCATACCTTTCCAACTTCCTCAAAGTCTGCAAGAA encodes the following:
- a CDS encoding uncharacterized protein (transcript_id=CADANIAT00004474), which translates into the protein MDDGPPPPPPPHGEKPNTTHGEYRKASDLPQGNYDIFIIPPHSAGSGFLYLPSLQCQRNSFIAGAACALVAVYIWVTLTPMIKLWYATTVASGGGAGIAILAVGVVGLAGWAFGNYQAGSGGIPRPGPGFGGNWSGSSGPGASGRNASGGSGTNYSRGGNFEGQAGGAHQQGNYSGHFAGGPPPGNQYSGNQYRTNNEPPPQTTTGPNGNTNTAPGPTPGPKPGGAGTKPASSGPQSESKPQTAEDWEKAREETRRKEDLRRKMEEFKRKREAEAREKERQREKERMEQELRERREQLEREMAAAREAAAREAKLQAEKEAAELRARLEREAAEAKLKAEKIAAQARQREIEARMRAAREAAEAKAKREKEEAEAKAKKEKEEAEAKAKAEREAAEKEAAAKAAAKKEADAKFAALKEAAAKKYAEKKARDAQEAAAKEAAATASKVSSASAPPPRTPLPKKPTVPPSKASAPAMDEEDAYSFRPYDRPRRPYGGSVYSESSYAPSQSTARTTPPPSNRSAYETKDPDKIVIRGVYAFNQAFLRTPVAQLVSGQNMVTDGLVLRITTEGLFIDDDVRGVPQREWDVKAWTMKLVEVWCPQVGPPKPNAPKANQAFFRRSTNEAPSSEESDAYLSNFLKVCKNTCRLASPGFSRSSTNNKESHPYGGLHVLRATIRDQEGRSHVSCDVNCVVYCSPSR